Proteins encoded within one genomic window of Spirochaeta isovalerica:
- a CDS encoding response regulator transcription factor: MKKILIIEDEPGVRITLEDRLEAEGYETESCPDGVTGEQTALSRPFDLILLDIMLPGRDGYAVSENIRKSGSTVPIIMLTARNTDLDTVLGLRQGADDYVAKPFDMAVLLARIEALIRRSSMTSPAKTGNNSSADFGDFILDREKGELLCSGECIPLNGQEYRLLDYLVSNPEKIISRDRLLDEVWGYDSETSSRTVDVHIAKIRQKLGESDIPRHIITIRGRGYKFLY, from the coding sequence ATGAAAAAAATACTTATAATTGAAGATGAACCGGGCGTCAGAATAACCCTCGAAGACAGATTGGAGGCTGAAGGATATGAAACGGAGAGCTGCCCAGACGGCGTGACTGGAGAGCAGACAGCCTTAAGCCGGCCGTTTGATCTGATTCTTCTCGACATTATGCTTCCGGGAAGAGATGGTTACGCCGTTAGTGAAAACATAAGAAAAAGCGGTTCGACCGTTCCCATTATCATGCTGACGGCGAGAAACACCGACCTTGATACGGTTCTGGGCTTGAGACAGGGAGCCGATGACTATGTGGCCAAACCCTTTGATATGGCTGTTCTTCTGGCTCGGATAGAGGCTCTAATCCGCCGTTCCTCCATGACTTCACCTGCAAAAACAGGAAATAATTCTTCAGCGGACTTCGGTGATTTCATCCTCGACAGAGAAAAAGGCGAATTACTGTGCAGTGGCGAATGCATCCCTTTGAATGGACAGGAATACAGATTGCTCGATTATCTGGTGAGCAACCCCGAAAAAATAATCTCCCGCGACAGGCTGCTCGATGAAGTCTGGGGATACGATTCGGAAACCTCATCGAGAACGGTTGATGTGCACATTGCAAAAATACGCCAGAAACTTGGTGAGTCCGATATTCCGCGGCATATTATTACAATTCGGGGTCGCGGATATAAATTCCTTTATTAA
- a CDS encoding sensor domain-containing diguanylate cyclase: MLNTDEKDRYEQKIKDLRELIDISKSLNSNLSYATLLDSLLLTCMGRAMVVKAGLFIRHNIDSTDFTLYRNYEGFNPDKNVDFAIPEKSDLIMSLKKAKGCLTMPELLNDIRQISDIKPFTILEPSLIIPIVMKKDLQGIIVLGERITGTGFSDEEKVFLRNVADLGAIAIHNTFLLEVSSTDMMTHLKQKHILLQHLRDLFANYNGENITILMMDIDHFKGLNDTYGHSFGDTVLKEVASIILKNVRVEDMAARYGGEEFTIVLRYIDNEVALKIAERIRSTIEQKEFIQNGQIVKTSISIGLAGYNRETDLIPVDLIERADSALYKAKENGRNRIEVYEF, from the coding sequence ATGCTTAATACCGATGAAAAAGATCGTTACGAACAGAAAATAAAAGATCTCAGGGAACTTATAGACATCAGTAAGAGTCTCAATTCGAATCTTTCATATGCAACATTGCTCGATTCGCTTCTTCTGACCTGCATGGGCAGGGCAATGGTTGTCAAAGCCGGCCTTTTTATCCGGCATAATATAGATAGCACGGATTTCACTCTTTACAGAAATTACGAGGGGTTTAATCCCGACAAAAATGTGGATTTTGCCATTCCGGAAAAATCAGATTTGATTATGTCTCTAAAAAAGGCAAAGGGTTGTCTTACAATGCCGGAGCTTCTGAATGATATAAGACAAATCTCGGATATTAAACCTTTCACAATCCTTGAACCTTCGCTGATTATCCCTATTGTCATGAAAAAAGACCTTCAGGGAATAATCGTTCTGGGAGAAAGAATTACCGGAACGGGTTTTTCCGATGAGGAAAAAGTCTTTCTGAGAAACGTAGCCGATCTGGGAGCTATTGCGATACACAATACTTTTCTTCTGGAAGTGTCTTCCACGGACATGATGACCCATCTGAAGCAGAAACATATCCTGCTTCAGCATTTGCGGGATTTATTTGCCAACTATAACGGTGAGAACATTACCATTCTCATGATGGATATTGACCACTTCAAAGGGCTGAATGATACCTACGGACATTCCTTCGGAGATACGGTTCTGAAAGAAGTGGCTTCGATTATACTCAAAAATGTCCGTGTGGAAGACATGGCCGCCCGATACGGCGGCGAAGAGTTTACCATAGTCCTGCGATATATTGACAATGAAGTGGCATTGAAAATCGCTGAAAGGATAAGATCGACGATAGAACAGAAAGAGTTTATCCAGAACGGTCAGATCGTTAAGACATCCATTTCCATCGGACTGGCCGGTTACAACAGGGAGACGGATCTCATCCCGGTCGATTTGATTGAAAGAGCTGACAGCGCCTTATACAAAGCCAAAGAAAACGGAAGAAACCGGATAGAAGTATATGAGTTTTGA
- a CDS encoding glycosyltransferase family 4 protein, with protein MKNTYRIAFISGKLADVDGVSLEVDKWIEILSGKGHEIFTIAGKYGAELENVPPSNRYCHPMLAFDSPQQKSYEKIVFPYLSGKHNHVSQIQVDTAVSKMLEEGEELAGYLYDYIQEKHIDVLIAQNTNAMPMALLTGIAVHKLATERKVATIFHHHDFWWERSRFSGNRIEPLLKEMMPSHDLGLEHVVISSYAGHILKSIKRVNPHVVPNCEDFSAAPVRDEYNSTFRGELGYAADDILFIQPTRIVPRKRIEDSVRLVAGFMNHYPELKEKVRFIISLYQGDELDDSYVKDIQRLAGELDVPLDLIAHRVASVRGLNDKGEKLYTNRDVLVNADIVTYLPVWEGFGNAFLEAVAARVPVVISTYLVYKTDIQCAGFSNIEIRDSYDEEGNLILDDKVYSRIHRILTDEKARREMVEKNFITGKREFGFRTLEKKLDEILESYSDEIKASRRRLEKSRLTFSV; from the coding sequence ATGAAAAATACCTACAGAATTGCTTTTATCAGCGGTAAACTCGCAGATGTGGACGGAGTTTCCCTGGAAGTTGACAAATGGATTGAGATCCTTTCCGGCAAAGGACACGAAATTTTCACCATTGCCGGGAAATACGGAGCGGAACTGGAAAACGTTCCCCCCTCCAACAGATATTGCCACCCTATGCTGGCCTTTGATTCGCCTCAGCAGAAAAGCTATGAGAAAATTGTGTTTCCCTATCTCTCGGGGAAACACAATCATGTTTCTCAGATCCAGGTCGACACAGCTGTCAGCAAGATGCTGGAAGAGGGTGAAGAGCTGGCTGGTTATCTCTATGATTACATTCAGGAAAAACATATAGATGTTCTCATCGCCCAGAATACCAATGCCATGCCCATGGCTCTGTTAACCGGTATTGCCGTTCATAAGCTGGCAACGGAAAGAAAAGTAGCGACCATATTTCATCATCACGATTTCTGGTGGGAAAGAAGCCGATTCAGCGGGAACAGGATTGAACCTCTGCTGAAAGAAATGATGCCTTCCCATGATCTGGGTCTGGAGCATGTCGTTATATCCTCATATGCCGGCCATATTCTTAAATCCATTAAAAGAGTGAATCCCCATGTGGTACCCAATTGCGAGGATTTTTCCGCCGCTCCTGTAAGGGATGAATACAACAGTACTTTCCGAGGGGAACTCGGATATGCCGCTGATGATATCCTATTCATACAGCCGACCAGAATCGTTCCAAGAAAAAGAATAGAAGATTCGGTCCGTCTGGTGGCGGGATTCATGAATCACTATCCTGAATTAAAGGAGAAAGTCCGTTTCATCATCTCGCTCTACCAGGGCGATGAACTGGATGATTCATATGTAAAAGACATTCAGAGACTGGCCGGTGAACTGGACGTGCCCCTCGATCTGATCGCCCACAGAGTCGCATCGGTCAGAGGCCTCAACGACAAGGGTGAAAAGCTTTACACCAACCGCGACGTGCTGGTTAATGCCGATATTGTTACTTACCTGCCTGTCTGGGAAGGTTTCGGGAATGCTTTTCTGGAAGCTGTCGCCGCCCGTGTTCCCGTTGTCATAAGCACTTATCTGGTCTATAAAACGGATATTCAGTGTGCCGGCTTCAGCAATATTGAGATCCGCGATTCCTATGATGAAGAAGGAAACCTCATTCTCGATGACAAGGTCTACTCCCGTATCCACAGGATTCTCACCGATGAAAAAGCCCGCCGGGAAATGGTTGAGAAGAATTTTATCACGGGGAAGAGGGAATTCGGTTTCAGGACACTGGAAAAGAAACTCGATGAAATTCTGGAATCCTACAGCGATGAGATAAAGGCGTCACGGAGAAGGCTGGAAAAATCCAGGCTCACTTTTTCCGTATAA
- a CDS encoding carbohydrate ABC transporter permease has protein sequence MVTSNRIPKRIGFYALVIFIVFFAVFPFVQMLSMSLKYQWDWGNPSLIPTQINLEAYKELLNIGQEEKNIPESIRELLDTTPDLTRDQRKAIVDKYKDSGNVFPFLKYFRNSLFLSLTAAFLSVSLSIFGAYSFSRLKYIGRSSIQRGVLFVYMFGGILLLIPLYTMASNLGLLATEAGTFFALLIIYLVQTLPVSLYMLGNFFRTIPFSIEEAAMIEGASRLGTIVRIVIPLSISAIVTVFIYSFMIAWNEYLFAAVFLKGYTDIYTLPLGLRQLYVSKNAIWDRIMAASMLTAMPVIALFMTIQKNLVGGLSAGGVKG, from the coding sequence ATGGTAACTTCCAACAGAATCCCGAAAAGAATCGGCTTTTACGCCCTTGTTATATTTATTGTATTTTTTGCGGTTTTTCCCTTTGTTCAAATGCTTTCCATGTCTCTGAAGTATCAATGGGACTGGGGAAATCCTTCTCTTATTCCCACTCAGATCAATCTCGAGGCATACAAAGAGCTGCTCAATATCGGTCAGGAGGAAAAAAACATTCCCGAATCCATAAGAGAGCTGCTCGATACGACTCCGGATTTGACCAGAGACCAACGGAAAGCCATTGTCGACAAGTATAAAGACTCGGGCAACGTCTTTCCTTTTCTCAAGTACTTCAGGAACTCACTGTTCCTTTCTCTGACGGCAGCTTTTCTCTCTGTTAGTTTATCTATTTTCGGGGCCTATTCTTTCAGCCGCTTAAAATACATCGGACGCTCGTCCATACAGAGAGGTGTTCTTTTCGTTTATATGTTCGGTGGAATCCTGCTGCTGATTCCTCTCTATACGATGGCATCCAACCTCGGACTGCTGGCGACAGAAGCAGGCACATTTTTCGCTCTTCTGATAATCTATCTCGTTCAGACTCTGCCTGTCTCTCTTTATATGCTCGGGAATTTCTTCAGAACCATACCGTTTTCCATAGAAGAAGCTGCCATGATCGAAGGGGCTTCCCGCCTGGGAACCATAGTTCGGATTGTCATTCCCCTGTCCATATCAGCTATCGTAACGGTGTTCATCTATTCCTTTATGATTGCCTGGAATGAATATCTCTTTGCCGCGGTTTTTCTGAAAGGTTATACGGATATATACACTCTTCCTCTTGGATTGAGACAGCTCTATGTCTCTAAAAATGCCATATGGGACAGAATAATGGCGGCCTCCATGCTGACGGCCATGCCGGTCATAGCTTTGTTTATGACTATTCAGAAAAATCTAGTGGGGGGATTATCAGCCGGCGGAGTGAAAGGGTAG
- a CDS encoding carbohydrate ABC transporter permease, translating into MNNAIKKLDRAQRESALGWGLILPAALIIALLVLYPIVYNIYLSFFDTSLSGRNTFIGLSNYQNVVFDIDFWKAVLTTLIYVVFTTAGTTVFGLIVALVMNQRFPLRGLVRSLLLLPYVAPVISVVYSWKFIFDPVNGIFMDLTVEKMGLFAERFNLIGSPSAAIWVVIVFSIWRNFPFTYLMILSRLQAIDRNLYEAADIDGCGGWAKFRYITLPEVYFVTGSIVLLRIIWNFNKFEDIYLLADNVEVLSVYTYFKAFTGAMEMGQGSSLAVIQFLLLIGFIIYYVKKVLKW; encoded by the coding sequence ATGAATAATGCAATAAAAAAACTGGACCGGGCGCAAAGAGAGTCAGCTCTCGGATGGGGATTGATTCTCCCGGCTGCTCTGATCATTGCGCTGCTTGTTCTTTACCCCATCGTATATAATATTTATCTCAGTTTTTTCGATACCAGTTTAAGCGGCCGCAATACTTTCATCGGCTTAAGCAATTATCAGAATGTCGTGTTCGATATCGACTTCTGGAAAGCTGTTTTGACAACCCTTATTTATGTCGTTTTTACAACGGCGGGAACTACGGTTTTCGGCCTCATCGTTGCTCTGGTCATGAACCAGAGATTTCCTTTGCGCGGGTTGGTGCGGTCACTACTCCTTCTTCCCTATGTGGCGCCGGTCATATCTGTCGTTTACTCCTGGAAATTTATCTTCGACCCGGTTAACGGCATCTTTATGGACCTGACTGTAGAAAAAATGGGATTGTTCGCCGAACGGTTCAACCTGATCGGTTCTCCTTCCGCGGCCATATGGGTCGTTATAGTTTTCAGTATCTGGAGAAATTTTCCTTTCACATATCTGATGATTCTTTCCCGTCTGCAGGCTATAGACAGGAATCTATACGAAGCGGCTGACATCGACGGATGCGGCGGATGGGCCAAGTTCCGATATATCACCTTGCCGGAAGTCTATTTTGTCACGGGCTCGATCGTGCTGCTGAGAATCATCTGGAACTTTAATAAATTCGAAGATATCTATCTGCTGGCCGATAACGTGGAAGTGCTATCGGTTTACACATATTTCAAAGCTTTTACCGGTGCCATGGAAATGGGACAGGGATCTTCGCTGGCCGTTATCCAGTTTCTCCTGCTCATCGGTTTTATAATTTATTATGTAAAGAAGGTGCTTAAATGGTAA
- a CDS encoding ABC transporter substrate-binding protein, whose amino-acid sequence MKKSVFSLLLIVFTLLLPVSIAAGGQQSASDKGDQGVVEFDFWTTQTQSDRLATIQVLIDTYTTLYPNVKINLVPVDENDMVSNVQTASMSGSLPAMIEGSADMHVSFGAEGVVDTAATTALIEKVGKSDFYAGPLKMLESSQGGSYYGVPYHGWIQGIWYRADWFEEAGLEPPVTWENILKAAEHFYKPAENQYGILVGTKAETYAEQCFTPFAMSNNAGLFDKDGNLVFNSPEMKEAVEFYARLAEYNPPGPQTWRARDYYLQGKMAMFFYSTYIMDDLALAEVAQGSLTSENFENLKGASFDPDLVKNTRMAPIVSHKSDAGYGTVVAFSFLNQEDKRVTEAASRFVEYLFTQNAYITWLHMAPGGMNPMLKGIAENARFQNDPNGIFKNYGPEKMAEIIDGLNNIESFGIVEGNVIEAASSITAQQIIPKMIYSITQEGVSVDNAMNEAEMEMKKLLQ is encoded by the coding sequence ATGAAAAAAAGTGTCTTTTCATTATTGCTGATTGTTTTTACTCTTCTCTTGCCGGTTAGCATAGCAGCCGGAGGTCAGCAGAGCGCCTCTGATAAGGGCGATCAGGGCGTTGTCGAATTCGATTTCTGGACAACTCAGACTCAGTCCGACAGGTTAGCGACAATACAGGTTCTTATCGATACCTATACGACTCTCTATCCCAATGTGAAAATTAATCTTGTACCTGTAGATGAAAACGATATGGTCTCCAACGTTCAGACGGCTTCCATGTCCGGTTCTCTTCCGGCCATGATCGAAGGTTCGGCGGATATGCATGTATCGTTCGGGGCCGAAGGCGTTGTCGATACGGCGGCTACAACAGCTCTTATCGAAAAAGTGGGAAAATCCGATTTTTATGCCGGACCGCTTAAAATGCTGGAATCCTCTCAGGGCGGAAGCTATTACGGAGTTCCCTATCATGGCTGGATACAGGGCATCTGGTACAGAGCTGACTGGTTCGAAGAAGCAGGGCTTGAGCCCCCCGTTACGTGGGAAAATATCCTGAAAGCGGCAGAGCACTTTTATAAGCCGGCTGAAAATCAGTATGGAATCCTCGTCGGTACAAAGGCGGAAACCTATGCCGAGCAATGTTTTACACCTTTCGCCATGTCCAATAATGCCGGACTATTCGATAAAGACGGCAATCTGGTTTTTAATTCTCCTGAAATGAAAGAAGCTGTTGAGTTTTACGCCCGACTGGCTGAGTATAATCCTCCGGGACCCCAGACATGGAGAGCCCGGGACTATTATCTCCAGGGCAAAATGGCGATGTTCTTTTATTCCACTTACATTATGGATGACCTGGCGCTGGCTGAAGTGGCCCAGGGATCTCTTACCAGCGAAAATTTTGAAAACCTCAAAGGCGCATCTTTTGACCCCGATCTTGTTAAAAACACGAGAATGGCACCTATTGTTTCCCATAAATCCGATGCGGGATATGGAACTGTCGTCGCCTTCAGTTTCCTGAATCAGGAAGACAAGAGAGTTACAGAAGCCGCCTCCCGTTTCGTTGAGTACCTCTTTACTCAAAATGCCTATATCACCTGGCTGCATATGGCTCCCGGGGGAATGAATCCCATGCTTAAGGGAATTGCGGAAAATGCACGATTCCAGAACGATCCCAATGGTATTTTTAAAAATTACGGACCGGAAAAAATGGCGGAGATTATCGATGGGCTGAATAATATCGAATCATTCGGCATCGTAGAGGGCAATGTGATCGAAGCGGCCAGTTCCATTACGGCTCAGCAGATTATTCCCAAGATGATCTACAGCATAACTCAGGAAGGAGTTTCCGTTGATAATGCCATGAACGAAGCGGAAATGGAAATGAAGAAACTTCTTCAGTAA
- a CDS encoding response regulator transcription factor — translation MKLLLVDDQVLFVESLRTVLMIIADDLDIVGIANSGLEAIKAVEQDKPDIILMDVRMPGMDGVEASRAILEKYDDIKIMMLTTYDDDEYVQEAIKYGVSGYMLKDVPPEDLVNSIRAVMAGTVQMSPKILERIMKGGRSVQSIIEEDYNKILGKIDNLSKREQEILFLMAEGDDNTEIASKLFIAEQTVKNHVSKIYSKLGVHERITVLKIARKADLGRFFNYLND, via the coding sequence ATGAAATTGCTTCTTGTCGATGACCAGGTCCTGTTTGTCGAGAGTCTCAGAACAGTTCTGATGATCATTGCCGATGATCTGGATATCGTCGGGATTGCCAACAGCGGCCTGGAAGCTATAAAAGCTGTTGAACAGGACAAACCCGATATAATTTTAATGGATGTCCGCATGCCCGGAATGGATGGTGTGGAAGCTTCCCGCGCTATTCTGGAAAAGTATGATGATATAAAGATTATGATGCTGACAACTTATGATGATGACGAGTATGTGCAGGAAGCGATCAAATACGGTGTCAGCGGTTATATGCTTAAAGATGTGCCGCCGGAAGATCTAGTCAATTCCATTCGCGCGGTTATGGCCGGAACGGTCCAGATGTCTCCTAAAATTCTGGAACGGATTATGAAAGGTGGCCGGTCCGTCCAGAGCATTATCGAAGAGGACTACAACAAAATACTCGGAAAAATCGATAACTTGAGCAAGCGGGAGCAGGAAATCCTCTTTCTGATGGCTGAAGGGGATGACAATACGGAAATAGCCTCAAAGTTGTTTATTGCCGAACAGACAGTAAAAAACCACGTCAGTAAGATATACTCCAAACTGGGTGTACATGAACGCATTACCGTTTTGAAAATTGCCAGGAAGGCTGATCTTGGGCGGTTTTTCAATTATCTGAACGACTGA
- a CDS encoding sensor histidine kinase — protein MIETRKTEKVVFLFSLVIHLTSPLLFVLRGKSSPLSTLYFPHFLVFLGISLLLSFIIFLYRSDGARITIILIRFMIIYFIGYPLGDYIGIEILLFSSLILESGLLLPIPANSIFLVLENLVFLMIQREFSAWWYDLEAVPVHDLIFTFLFNSLFSTLVYYLAYNIEDRRRKEKKIERLDSAISQLTDANIGFQKYVKEKELETIVNERKRLSREIHDAVGYALTNIIMLLEAAALLVDKDRSKQKEAILNAKKQAINGLEETRTALRHLREDKEDRLQGKRAIDELIRAFRDATGIVIKVEYGNLPFSVGERVDTLMFRMIQEGMTNAFRHGMATVITIIFWVDEDLIRLSIHDNGSGSSDIVEGIGLAGMRERLEQIGGRLLMKNVVDGFELSAEIPLEEDK, from the coding sequence ATGATTGAAACCCGGAAAACCGAGAAAGTCGTTTTTTTATTTTCACTGGTGATTCACCTCACATCTCCTCTATTGTTTGTTCTGCGAGGAAAAAGTTCTCCTCTCTCGACATTATATTTTCCCCATTTTCTTGTTTTTCTGGGAATTTCTCTTCTCCTTTCCTTCATCATTTTTCTTTACAGATCCGATGGTGCGAGAATAACGATTATTTTAATCCGTTTTATGATCATCTATTTTATAGGTTATCCATTGGGCGATTACATCGGTATTGAAATTCTTCTTTTTTCCTCCCTTATACTGGAAAGCGGTCTGTTGCTGCCCATACCGGCCAATTCGATTTTTCTTGTTCTTGAAAATCTCGTTTTCCTTATGATCCAAAGAGAATTTTCCGCCTGGTGGTATGATCTGGAGGCTGTTCCGGTCCACGATTTGATTTTTACTTTTCTCTTCAATTCCCTGTTTTCAACTTTAGTGTATTATCTGGCGTACAATATCGAAGATCGTCGAAGGAAAGAAAAAAAAATAGAAAGACTGGATTCTGCCATATCCCAGCTGACCGATGCCAATATCGGCTTTCAGAAATATGTCAAAGAGAAAGAACTCGAGACAATTGTCAATGAAAGAAAAAGGCTGTCCCGGGAAATTCATGATGCGGTCGGTTATGCCTTGACGAATATCATAATGCTTCTTGAAGCTGCGGCGCTGCTTGTTGATAAAGACCGGAGCAAGCAGAAAGAAGCCATACTCAACGCTAAAAAACAGGCCATAAACGGGTTGGAGGAAACGAGAACGGCACTTCGTCATCTGCGGGAGGACAAGGAGGACCGGCTGCAGGGGAAAAGAGCTATTGACGAGCTGATCCGGGCTTTTCGCGACGCTACGGGAATCGTCATCAAAGTCGAATATGGCAATCTTCCCTTTTCTGTCGGCGAAAGAGTGGATACACTGATGTTCAGAATGATTCAGGAAGGTATGACCAATGCTTTCCGTCATGGCATGGCAACTGTCATAACGATTATATTCTGGGTCGATGAGGACCTTATACGGTTGTCCATACACGATAATGGTTCCGGATCTTCCGATATTGTCGAAGGAATCGGCCTGGCGGGAATGCGTGAAAGGCTGGAGCAGATCGGAGGCAGACTTCTTATGAAAAATGTTGTGGACGGTTTCGAGCTTTCTGCTGAAATCCCTTTGGAGGAAGATAAATGA
- the deoD gene encoding purine-nucleoside phosphorylase has product MGTPHLEAKKGDIAESVLLPGDPLRAKHIAETFLEDAVCYNQVRGMLGYTGLYKGKRVSIQGTGMGIPSISIYVNELIAEYGVRKLMRIGTCGSIQENVNMRDVVLAMSASTDSSINKIRFGGLDYAPTADFELLHTAWSVAKKKNISVKAGPVLTSDTFYGDDPDWWRLWADFGIMTVEMETAGLYTLAAKYKVQALALLTVSDSILTGEVSTTEERQKTFNDMIEIALESA; this is encoded by the coding sequence ATGGGGACACCACATCTGGAAGCGAAAAAAGGTGATATAGCTGAATCGGTACTTCTTCCCGGAGATCCGCTGAGAGCTAAGCATATTGCGGAAACATTTCTCGAAGATGCTGTTTGTTATAATCAGGTCAGGGGAATGCTGGGCTACACCGGACTATACAAAGGGAAAAGAGTATCGATTCAGGGAACAGGAATGGGTATCCCTTCAATTTCCATATATGTGAACGAACTGATTGCGGAGTATGGTGTCAGAAAACTTATGCGAATAGGTACGTGCGGATCCATTCAGGAAAATGTGAACATGAGAGATGTGGTTCTGGCCATGAGTGCTTCTACCGATTCGTCCATTAATAAAATCCGTTTCGGCGGACTGGATTATGCACCTACGGCAGATTTCGAACTTCTCCATACAGCATGGTCTGTGGCAAAGAAAAAAAATATCTCTGTGAAAGCCGGTCCAGTCTTAACATCCGATACTTTTTACGGCGACGATCCCGACTGGTGGCGCCTCTGGGCGGATTTCGGAATAATGACAGTGGAAATGGAAACAGCCGGTCTTTACACGCTGGCTGCCAAATACAAAGTTCAGGCTCTCGCACTTCTCACTGTGAGTGATAGTATACTCACCGGTGAAGTCTCGACTACGGAAGAAAGGCAGAAAACTTTCAATGATATGATTGAGATCGCTCTGGAGTCAGCCTGA
- a CDS encoding amidohydrolase family protein, producing the protein MADVFLKGGTVIDERGLISQNRGILLKKGRIHSIGIDEKEIKSDTEVFDCSSLFITPGIPNLHTHSPMNIFKGIAEDVDEQSWFNEEIWPYESKMEPGDVYAGSSLAIAEMINRGVTAFADHYFHADQVCRAAIDGGIRLDMAPTLFGMAGRFDEQLEASTELMDSLSETSDLLAFHYGPHAPYTCSPDELAGTAEAAEKTGRGIHIHVADAKAQIEASREKYGRTPFQILKDSGVLDQPLIVGHGLWILEEEIPLIGKDTYFAVCPKTYMKLSAGTGRLWQFADRLPLAIGTDGAASSNSLDPLEQLKFFLLLGKLTMGDSTKFTLEEGWTILMKGHKAMPFRSGRIKEGYSADLIFWDLDRINTAPVYNPLASIIYSSGPENIVHSMVGGRFVKKNGEVQMDLKAIRREAGDRAKAILQRGKGRTKLIF; encoded by the coding sequence ATGGCTGATGTTTTTCTGAAAGGCGGAACTGTTATCGATGAAAGGGGACTCATCAGTCAGAATCGGGGAATTCTTCTTAAAAAGGGTAGAATCCATTCAATCGGAATCGATGAAAAAGAAATCAAGTCTGATACAGAAGTTTTTGATTGTTCATCGCTTTTCATAACTCCCGGTATTCCGAATCTCCATACTCATTCTCCCATGAACATCTTCAAAGGCATAGCGGAAGATGTCGATGAGCAAAGCTGGTTTAATGAGGAAATCTGGCCTTATGAGAGTAAGATGGAACCCGGAGATGTATATGCCGGCTCGTCCCTGGCCATCGCTGAAATGATAAATCGCGGTGTTACGGCTTTCGCCGACCATTATTTTCATGCGGATCAGGTTTGCCGTGCCGCGATTGATGGGGGAATCAGGCTGGATATGGCACCCACATTATTCGGAATGGCCGGCCGCTTCGATGAACAGCTTGAGGCATCGACAGAATTAATGGATAGCCTGAGTGAGACCTCCGATCTTCTCGCATTCCATTACGGGCCTCATGCTCCCTATACCTGCAGCCCCGATGAACTGGCCGGAACTGCGGAAGCGGCGGAGAAGACAGGGCGGGGCATTCATATTCATGTGGCGGATGCCAAAGCCCAGATCGAGGCCAGCAGGGAGAAGTACGGAAGGACACCTTTTCAGATTCTCAAGGATTCCGGCGTTCTCGATCAGCCGCTTATCGTAGGCCATGGATTGTGGATTCTGGAGGAGGAGATCCCGTTGATCGGGAAAGATACCTATTTTGCCGTATGTCCTAAAACCTATATGAAACTTAGCGCCGGAACCGGACGTCTCTGGCAATTTGCCGACCGACTGCCCTTAGCCATAGGGACGGACGGAGCTGCCAGCTCAAACAGTCTCGATCCTCTGGAACAGCTGAAGTTCTTTCTGCTTCTTGGAAAATTGACAATGGGAGATTCCACAAAGTTTACGCTGGAAGAAGGATGGACAATTTTAATGAAAGGCCATAAAGCCATGCCTTTCAGGTCGGGCAGGATAAAAGAGGGGTATTCCGCTGATCTGATTTTCTGGGATCTCGACCGGATCAATACCGCGCCGGTTTACAATCCCCTGGCTTCCATTATTTACAGCAGCGGTCCGGAAAACATTGTCCATTCAATGGTCGGCGGACGGTTTGTTAAAAAGAACGGAGAGGTTCAGATGGATCTGAAAGCCATCAGAAGAGAAGCGGGAGATCGGGCGAAAGCCATTCTTCAAAGAGGTAAAGGACGCACGAAACTGATATTTTAG